ATGAAAGTTGAAGCAGCTGTCCACAGGGGACACACTCACCATCTCATCAGCCTGCAGCTTCCTGTCCATGGCCTGGACAACTCTGAGGACAGAGCAGGTGTTAGCAGTATTAGCTTAGcattagggatgtcccgatacaactctTCAGCGTGAATCACACTCACTTTAATGACTTAtgttgtagtgtggaatgttagaatagtcCTGATCACGTGATTTCACTTCACTGACCCGTTTAATATTAACCAATGGTTCCATCCATTTTAACCttcattcatttcatacagtctatggttcatttcatcaggaggaaagtaccaagtgctcatgggggtgttttcagagcagcgtgtcttcagagaacacccccccctgttttcactattttggattagcccaacccacacagggtgagtgtaAACCTGGAGTCCCCGGCCCCTCTGGCCCCGGGGCCAGAGGACCGACCCCACAGACGGACTTAGCTCCGTGTGGATCTTCAGGACACATTAAAGAGGttgaagaaaaatgtttaacctctaaaatagcagtagcacacacacacacaaactgtttttgtgaccatgtgatctacatgcatccaacacgcagagcccacgtgatcacaacacGTGATCACAACACGTGATCACAACACGTGATCACAACaggcgctgctggatagaagagCTGGAGAggaatggactgttgtatcggAGCGCTTATATCGGAGGTTTTACCGATATAATCCGATTTGCGTTTTtgctgatatcggaccgatatctgATATCtatatcggatcgggacatccctacttAGCATGTGCAGACATCAGCACTGATATTAGCTTCATGTGAGTGTCacctctgctgcagctgctccttctcctccttcaacCTCTTCAGTCTGCCCAGCTTCTCTGTGTACCTGCAGAGGGacaacacacacctgtcactgacactcacctgtcactgacacacacctgtcactgacactcacctgtcactgacacacacctgtcactgacactcacctgtcactgacacacacctgtcactgacactcacctgtcactgacacacacctgtcactgacacacacctgtcacagacactcacctgtcactgacacacacctgtcactcactgacacacacctgtcacagacacacacctgtcactgacactcacctgtcactgtcacagacacacacctgtcactgacacacacctgtcactgacacacacctgtcactgacacacacctgtcacagacacacacctgtcactgacactcacctgtcactgacactcacctgtcactgtcacacacctgtcactcacacacctgtcacagacacacacctgtcactgacacacacctgtcacagacacacacctgtcacagacacacacctgtcactgacactcacctgtcactgacactcacctgtcactcacacacctgtcacagacacacacctgtcactgacacacacctgtcacagacacacacctgtcactgtcacacacctgtcacagacacacacctgtcacagacacacacctgtcactgacacacacctgtcacagacacacacctgtcacagacacacacctgtcactgtcatacacctgtcactgacacacacacctgtcacagacacacacctgtcactcacacacctgtcactgacacacacacctgtcactgacacacacctgtcacagacacacacctgccacagacacacacctgtcacagatacacacctgtcactgacactcacctgtcactgacactcacctgtcactgacacacacacctgtcacagacacacacctgtcactcacacacctgtcactgacacacacacctgtcactctgtcactgtcgcacacctgtcacagacacacacctgtcactgtcactcacctgtcacagacacacacctgtcactgtcactcacctgtcacagacacacacctgtcactgtcactcacctgtcacagacacaaacacctgttactgtcactcacctgtcacagacacacacctgtcactgtcactcacacctgtcactgtcactcacatgtcactcacctgtcactgacactcacctgtcactgacacacacacacacacctgtcactgtcactgacacacacctgtcagtgtCATacacctgtcactgtcactcacctgtcactgacacacacacacctgtcactgtcactgacacacacctgtcactgtcactgacacacacctgtcactgtcactcacctgtcactgacacacacacacctgtcactgtcactgacacacacctgtcagtgtCATacacctgtcactgtcactcacctgtcactgacactcacctgtcactcacctgacacacacctgtcactcacctgtcaggGTGACATCACTGCTGATGTCACAGACAGATCAAAGTTATTTTTAAGTTGTGTGTAACTGCAGCTGAAGTTACGTTCAGCTAACACACAGGCTGACTCAGCAGCGGAAGGCTAGCTGGAAGCTAACTGCTAACATgtcagaataaaaacacatctgaaGAAACGTTAGCAAGGAAAACTTCCATTTACAAAAACTATAAAATCCTCATAGATTTTAGAGccgacaaacaaataaatgtgagattatattttgaaatatttgatgAGAAAGATTCAGACGTGAGTTCAGCTTacaatattactattattacaaTAACAGCTGATTGTCCAGTAACTTtacatgacacaaacattcCAACTCAGATGTtaaacatctaaaacacaactaagatgaaatattttaacatatttatacaGAATAACTTTACCTCTCCGTGTTCCTCCCGTCAAAGTAGACGAAGTCTCCGGCCTGGATGCAGCGGGCACAGGTGAGCCTGCGGCGGGACGTGCTGCACAGCGGACACCGCTCCACGGCCACGTACAGACCCTCGGCGTCGTCCACGGACTCCACCATCACGCAGCCCGGGCCGGAGTGAGCCGGCCCCGGGTGAAGGGGCCGGTGAGGCGGTCTGCCTCCAGAGACAGAGCCCGGGGACGAGACGAGTGTGTCGGTGCTGAGCGGGACACGAGCCGCTGAAGACGccatggagctgctgctgctaagcTAACGTTACATTCGAAGTTCTCActacaaacaggaagtggctgcACGGCTGCACGCGCGTCGTCCGCTCGTTAGTTTCCCTGTGACGtcactgacatttttaaagacGCGGCGAAAACGCGTGGACTCACAAatgttgtcgtcgttgttgttatTTCGGTTAACAGACGACGACTTCCGCCACTTCCGGTTTCCTCTGTACATGTGACGAGTTTGTTTATGTAATGACGCAAACATTGTGGGCGGAGCCAGTTCATGACTGCAGCTCCTCCCTGTAAATCAGTTTCTAATTatacactttgtttttaaacactttatatacacacacatatacatacatatatgtatacatatgtatatatgatatgtatacatatatacacatatgtatacatatcaGTATCTCTTACTTTTAGAATATGAGATACTCAGAAAGTATATTAGCATAATATAGTACTACTTGAATGTAAAAACTAAGTGATAAaattatttatcatattttagTCCTGCCAAAAAAATGTATGGAAGCCCTGAAGGGTGATTTTGGGCTGACTTTAGTTTAGGTAAAGTTACTACGATGTATGAAGTCAAAATTTATTCTCACTAACAagcatatgttttattttccttgtgtAAATCTGGTTTCTTCTGCAGCAGATTAATTACTAAGTGAAATGAAGCTCAGTGATCACTGAAAATCTGATTAATTTGATCAGATTGATCAATGTGATGGATCCATGTTCACACAGTTAAAGATCCAGTCCGTGTTTTTCTAACTGGTCATAGTTTATACATCTGTTCAGAAACATTCAACTAACTTAACTTTGCTGTATCacacaacataaaataatacatacatacatacatataaacagtatatatattacaCTGGTACactcaaacaggaaacaggaagtgctgtcCTCACTGCTTCCTGAAGCCTCTCAGGATTGGATAAATGTTCTCAAAGGCTTCGTAGATCTCAGCACGTTCTTTAGCTCCTGGAATTTAAATCACcactcaataataataataatattaactgTATAATTACTATATGATAACTGTATAATACTGTATGATAACTGTATGATAACTATAATAACTTTATGATAACTGTATAGTAACTATATGATAACTGTATAATAACTATATGATAACTGTATGATAAATGTATAATAACTATTATAACTATATGATAACTGTATAATACTGTATGATAACTGTAAGATAACTGTATGATAACTGTATAATAACTATATGATAACTGTATGATAAATGTATAATAACTATATGATAACTGTATAATACTGTATGATACTGTAATATAACTGTATAATAACTATATGATAACTGTATAATAACTGTATGATAAATGTATAATAACTATATGATAACTGTATAATAACTATATGATACTGTATAATAACTGTATGATAACGGTTTAATAACAATCAATTATTTTTAGATTAGAAGAAGATGGAATAAAATCTgtcgtgtgttgttgttgttgtgttgacttgtgtgtgttcaccctCGTTCTCTGCACTAATGTGACTTTGTTACCGGTCAGAACAACTTTCCCCGACACGAAGATGAGCAGAACGATACGAGGTTTCACCATCCGATAAATGAGACCTGGAAACAACTCTGGTTCataactgaacacacacacacacacacacacacacacatgcacacactaaaTCATCCTAATGCTAAGATGACATAACTTGAAATAAGCTAAACACAAGCTATCTGTAAACCTAAGTAACAACAGTTTACTAACATGTTGCTAACTCTGAGCAGATGTATCATATGCTAACTGAGCTATGCTAAAGTAACATAAATTAGCATAAGCTAACTAAACAAATGTCTTGTGACTCTGAGCTAATGTAATATTTGCCTGTTtatatgacctctgacctcactgACACTGACTCTAATTTAAATAGCCTTTTTGGAGCTAGGCTACCTAAGCCTGTGTGGTTTGGTTGTTACCTGCTGAACTGTTGGTGGGTCAGAACCAGTCCCTCCAGTCTGATGGGGAAGAACACGTCACAGCTGGCCACCATGTTCTGGATTTTAAAGTCCAGGAATCGAGCGGGAAAACCCAGTTTCTGTACCACACGAGCGTATTTCCTGGCAGCGAGACGAGACTGTTcctcactgtaacacaacaacacaacaaaccacacacacaataacacaaccatacacacacacacacacaataacacaactaaccacacacacacacacaataacacaactaaccacacacacacaataatacatctaaccacacacacacaataacacaactaaccacacacacaataacacaacaacacaaccacacacacacacacacacacacacacacaacaacacaaccacacacacaataacacaaccacacacacacacacacacacctcttggCTCCGGTGCAAACCATCTTCCCTGAGCTGAAGATCAGCGCCGTTGTTCGAGGCTCGCGGATTCTCATGATGACAGCTGCAAAACGCTGACACAGcaacatcttcatcaccatcatcaccttcatcttcaccatcatcatcatcatcatcatcatggttcTGGTACCTTTGGGTTGTACTCAGCGTTTCTGGCCTGTAGAGCGATGAACTTCAGGTCCAGAGGACAACCGAGGTTCACAGTGGACACGATGTTCCTACTCACACACAACTGAGAGTCAGTGAATGCAACACAGGACAACACTTACACTCTAGTAGTACTGTAGTACTGTAGTAGTGCAGTAGTGCTGTAGTAGTACTAGTACTGTAGTAGTACTGCTGTAGTACTGTAGTAGTGCTGTAGTAGTACTAGTACTGTAGTAGTGTTCTGTAGGACTACTGTagtaccactactactactactactactacttctatcttgtaacatattctggagctgctgaactgtgaatttctctgtgagatgaataaagtatctatctatctatctatctatctatctatctatctatctatctatctatctatctacagtactaccactactacactactactactactactactactaatgtagtactactactactactacagtaCTACTACTACATTACTACTACAACCACAGTACTACTAGCTGTAGTActgtagtagtagtggtagtagtagtagtactgtagttgtagtagtactACTGTAGTAGAAGTActgtagtagtggtagtagtactGTAGTACTGTGGTTGTAGTAGTactgcagtagtagtagtagtagtactgtaGTAGTATTTGTAGTactgtagttgtagtagtactGTAGTAGTAGTGGAAGTAGTACTGTAGTACTGTGGTTGTAATAGTactgcagtagtagtagtagtagtagtagtagtgctGTAGTAGTATTTGcagtacagtagtagtagtagtagtagtagtactgcaGTAGTAGTGGTACAGCTGCATCCACTtcactgatcacacacacactattgtgTCAGCTGTGGTACTAAACTGTACCACCTGTGTCTACCTGCAGTTCATCCTCCGGCCTGCAGATGGAGCCCTGCTCTTTAAACTGTACAGTAGCCGAGCTCTGCACAGGTGCACAGGATGTAAACAAAGCAACATGGCAGCGCAAGATTTGACGCGTtattagaaataataaaactCACTCCAGGTCAGATTATAAACCGAGTCCAGGTCAGCTTTAGTACTGTAGTTGTAGTACTGTAGTATGTATACAATCATCAGTAAACTTACTGTAACTGGGGGATGATCCCTGACCTCTCTGTCACAGGGGTCATTGGGGTCATGGGCGTCATAGGAGTCATAGGACAGAAGGGGGAGGTAATGGTCTCCATCCCTGATGTGGACGTCCCCTGCTGGACGTCAGCTGCTGTGGTACTCTGGGAAATGAAGTCCACACAGATGCCACTGTCCTGAGACATGTCCAGAGCTGAGGTCTGATTCTCTACTGCTGAAATCAAacatgtgagtgacagctgacattctcatcatcaccaccaccattatcatcttcatcatcaccatcaccaccatcttcatcctcacatcttcctcatcatcaccaccatcttcatcctcacatcttcctcatcatcatcaccttcttCATCAGTGatgtctcacctgtgtcctgTGTTCCTAGCTCATCAGGTAAAAAGCTCAGGTCCAGCTCCTCCCCCAGCTCTCCACTTGGCCCCGCCTTTGTTGACAGGTAAGAAGTGTCTTGTAAGGAGGGGGCGGGATCCTGGGTGTGGGGGACAGGACTCTGGAGTCCAAGCTCCTCCCCCAATGTGAAGCTGGAGTCCTGCACGATAAAATTGAGCTCTGTCCCATAAAGTGCTAACAGTAGCATAAGCCATGCTAACAGTAAAGTAAGTTGTGCTAACCATCTGTGGTGCTAACAGTAACATCAGCTGAGCTAACAGTGCTAAAACAATGATGTTTTATAAACAAACTtgtttctgagaacaaacagaaaaacactcacaggtCAGATTAACATTGACCTCTGCTGgattaaatctgtgtgtgtgtgtgtgtgtgtgtgtgtgctcacattTGCAATAGAGTCATCAAAGTAACGCTCCAACGCAGACTCATCCATGACTGAAGATCCTGATCTGATCCAGGAAGATCTGCACAGCTGCATCCACTtcactgatcacacacacactattgtgTCAGCTGTTCCTACTAAACTGTGCCACCTGTGTCTACCTGCAGTTCATCCTCCGGCCTGCAGATGGAGCCCTGCTCTTTAAACTGTACAGGAGCCGAGCTCTGCGCAGGTGCACAGGATGTAAACAAAGCAACATGGCAGCGCAAGGTTCGGAGGAGACGCGTtattagaaataataaaactCACTCCAGGTCAGATTATAAACCGAGTCCAGGTCagcttttctgtcttcttttttaaatggagtCTGTGAGGAAACGTTTGAGTGAGTTCTCACTGGAAGCTCACGGTGAGAAATACTACTCATACTACTGTTAACACTACTcatactattactactactactgatactACTGCTGTTAATACTACTGTAGCATGACTGTGAGCATGACTATTAGCATGACTGTGAGCATGACTGTTAGCATGACTGTGAGCATGACTGTTAGCATTACTGTGAGCATGACTGTAAGCATGACTGTGAGCATGACTGTAAGCATGACTATTAGCATGACTGTAAGCATGACTATTAGCATGACTGTTAGCATGACTGTAAGCATGACTATTAGCATGACTGTAAGCATGACTGTGAGCATGACTGTAAGCATGACTGTGAGCATGACTATTAGCATGACTGTGAGCATGACTGTAAGCATGACTATTAGCATGACTGTAAGCATGACTGTGAGCATGACTATTAGCATGACTGTGAGCATGACTGTAAGCATGACTGTTAGCATGACTGTGAGCATGACTGTAAGCATGACTGTGAGCATGACTATTAGCATGACTGTGAGCATGACTGTAAGCATGACTGTTAGCATGACTGTGAGCATGACTGTAAGCATGACTATTAGCATGACTGTAAGCATGACTGTTAGCATGACTGTGAGCATGACTATTAGCAGGACTGTTAGCATGACTGTGAGCATGACTGTTAGCATGACTGTAGTCATGACTGTTAGCATGACTGTAGTCATGACTGTGAGCATGACTGTAAgcatgggggcgggactagttaagctttgcttctcccgctttccctttcagttatgtatattgtgtgaactgcaatgttatgtgatgagtgatctaaatgtcatgaccgaaataaataaataaatgacagttaGCATGACTGTAGTTAGCATGATTGATGACTGAATATTCTTTAGACCTGTATCTGAACCGAACCGTGCCGTACCTGGAGGAGTCACCTGACCCGCTGCACTTCTACCGGGACTGGATTGGTCCAAACAAACCCTGCATCATCCGGAATGCCCTCAGTCATTGGCCAGCTCTGTCCAGGTGGACACCAGAGTACCTCAGGTGAGGAGGCCCCGCCCACTGACTCCTGCGCAGTTCTTCTGCAGTCAGGTGGATTCATCCCGTTTCCTGTCTGCAGAGGAAAggtggggtcaaaggtcatcagCGTGGCAGTGACGCCGGACGGCTACGCCGACGCCGTCAGCGGTGATCGATTTGTGATGCCTGAGGAGAGACAGATGAGTTTGTCTTCTGTTCTGGACATCATCGAGGGGAAGGTGGGTGACACGCTgccactgctgccccctgctggtcagtGTAGGTGTGACAGTCAGGTgcagtgccccctgctggacagtGACAGTCAGGTGCTGTGGTTGCAGGTGCAGCGCTCCGGCGTCTTCTACGTCCAGAAACAATGCTCCAACCTCCTGGACCAACTGTCCCAGCTCTCCGACGACATGGAGACGCACGTGTCCTGGATGACCTCTGCCCTCGGTCAGTCAGAGCTCAGTGCTGCTGCCGGTGGCTCTGAAGAGAATTACAGCAACAATCCActgtgacgatgatgatgatgatgatgaagataatcAGTCTGATCTTCTTTCAGGAAAGTTTCCTGATGCTGTCAACTTCTGGCTCGGAGAATCAAAGGCTGTCACCTCCAgtgagacaacaacaacaacaacaacaacaacaacaacagtagtgTCTTCCTGTACTaatgctcgtgtgtgtgtgtgtgtctgtcagtgcaCAAAGATCACTATGAGAATCTTTACTGTGTGATTTCTGGAGAGAAAAACTTCATCCTGCTGCCACCCACAGACCGACCCTTCATCCCCTATGGTAACCATAGCAACGACTGTATTAAACACATAGCATTCCCtacagtaaccatggtaacagtatgtgtgtgtcaggtgtgtaTCAGCCAGCCGTTTACCGTCAGCGAGACGACGGTGAGTTCGAGGTCGTGGATCAGAGCGACGGTGAAAAGGTGAGTTCATGGTCTGAGCATGTGCTGCCCGTCACTCCATCCTCTGACCTCGCCCCCTCCCTCAGGTACCGTGGATCCCTCTGGACCCTCTGGACCCAGACCTGGAGCGGTACCCTCAGTACCAGAGGGCGCGGCCGCTGCACTGCAGCGTGAAGGCCGGCGAGATGCTCTACCTGCCGTCGCTGTGGTTCCATCACGTCCGACAGACGCACGGCTGCATCGCAGGTGAAAGAGAAACACCTGTctcaggctccgccccctctgatgtgaccatgtgacacgtgacatgttttctctctgcagtgAACTTCTGGTACGACATGGACTACGATATCAAGTACAACTACTTCCAGCTGCTGGAGTCGCTGTGTGACATCACtgcatgacatcatcaacatgaGAGACAACACATCCGTGGTGACGTGAACATATTAAACAATTCAAACTATGAGGTGTTTCCTGtttatagtcacacacacacacacacacaccgtaagcagcagctgtctgtcacttcctgttaaacatcagtgcagctgtgtgtgtgtgtgagcagcagctgtctgtctgtctgtctgtctgtccgtcacTTCCTGTAAAACATCAGATCCACAGTGAGTTTTCAACCCGCTCATAGATCATATTTcatgtaatgatgatgatgatgatgtaaccTTGTCttgatacttttattttaaagtgcattGTCGTCATAAACCACAAACACCCGCTGAAGTagagttgttattattattattattattacagctcTGGTTTTtcataaatgaaagaaaatacatttttattttccaacctcaaacaaaaacatgaaaaaaaactttattaaagtcaaaatatttgacagaggaaaaaaacaacaaaaaacattaaaaactctTTTTAATCATCATCAGCATGATGATCAGCATCAtctcagaaacacacagactccgccccctcacTCTCTGATCTGAGATCGATCAAGACAAAGCGTCCCCCTGAGCCACAgtcagagggggaggagtcagaggaggagTCAGGTGACATCTCTGACCTGACAGAgtcagagggggaggagtcaggtGAACTGTCAGGAGGAGGAGTCCTGGTCGGGATCCTCCTGCTCTGTTACTGAGGttgaccagcaggtggcgctaacACTGCCACTCTGATCGATGATGTCATTCATCTGAAACAAAacccaatctctctctctcacacgcacgtgcacgcacacacacagtcagtcatcatTATGGCTCCGCCTACAAATTGGCACATTAATGCTGTGGAAGGCAGGAACCCAGCGGTTGTCATGGAGACCCACGTTGCAGCCGGGCGTGTCCCTGCGGTTGCCGTGGCAGCACATCCAGTACCCGGGTCCGTAGGGCGGCGCCTGACAGAACGGTTTGTGGTGCCAGCGACACAGCGACACGTCGCCGCGCCCATAGCGCCTCTTGCACTGCTTGCAGGGGTCGTCGCGGTAACGGGGGTCGGACACCCAGAGCGAGTCGGCGGGCCGCACGCCGTAGTTGTCGATGACGAACCTGAAGTAGCGGCAGGTGCACTTGAGCGCGGCGAGGCTGCGCGtgggtagcagcagcagcacgtgcagcagcaggtgatgagGTAACACGGCGAGCAGCGGCTGAGgctccagcagctgctgcacgCGCTGACGCAGCAGCAGGAAGTCCGGCGACGCCCCGCCCACTttcctcctcacactcctctCTGAGTCCATGTCAGATTCAGGGCGGGGCTCTAAGGTGACTCTGTGCTGAGGGGGGCAGGGCTCAGagtccacagataaaaaaagcaGGCCAGGcagaggctccgccccctctggcTGCTTCTCCATCTCCTCACAGCTCCGCCCCCCTACCTCACCTGAGGGAGGAGTGTGGGGAGTGGGCAGGTAAGAAGAGGGGGCGTGGTCAGGGCTGGCAGGTGTTGGCTGCGACGACGAAGAGTTTGCTGATGTCAGAGACGACGTAGGgtgggagggggcggggctctgGTCTCCAGCAGCAAGGAGGACTCGTCCGACCGTCCTCAGGCTGCTGCTCCTGGACACGCCTCCCTCAGACCGCCTCCTCAGACACTCCCACTCCAGCTTCGCCACCATGTCCGAAACCCTGAAGCTCTCCGGCTCTTCCCCCTTGGCTTCCGACACCTCCCTGACCTCAGGGGGCGGAGCTCTGGAGAGCGTGATGGAGGCGCAGCTTCTCCGGAGAGCGACAGCAGGTTTACAGTCCATCTGCTGCTCGCTCGCCCTCTGCTCCAGGAACGCCACCATCTCCACCACTGACACctttggctcctcctcctcctccatcaccgcCTCACCTTCACGCCCCCTGACTGCTGACCTCTGACTTGTGTCCACACGCGGTGGTGAAGGACTGTGGACCCTAACCCTAAGCTGTTGGAGGTTGTGGTTGCTTCCAGACCTGCGGCGGCGTTTGGCGCAACCGTTCTCCTCCCAGCTGCCCTTCGCCTTCACGGCGCGCGGTGGTCCAGACGGCGGTCCAGACGGCGGTCCAGACGGCGGTCCAGACGGCGGTCCAGACGGCGGTCTGTCCCAGTCGCCAGTCTTTCTCCCAGTCTGTCCCTCTGATGCAAAGATGGCGATCTTCTCGCGCACGTGTCCAGGCTTGATGACGGTCCAGATGTCCAGGGGGACATCCGTGTCTTCAGTGGACGTTGGACAGAGTGCATCATTCTCACAGCCTGGTGGCTGCAGGAGGAATTGTAGGCAGGAGCTGCGAGACGGTTTCAGCCTCAGGGATGCCGCACTGTCGCCACAAAGCGTGTTGGTGGCGATGACGCTGAATGGgaggcagctgctgctgttgccataGTTACCGCTACAGGTCTTCAGcaacgccccctggtggctcacAAAGAGACTGCTGCGCTGGGACTGCGTCTGAACACTGGACACGTCCAAACACAGCTCTGAGCGCACAAATTTTGGATAAGACGCCAGGTGCATGATGGTCCTgagagacagtcagacagacagcgagagggacagacagtcagacagagagagcgagagagagacagacagtcagagagacagacagtcagagacacagagacagaaatcttaGTTTATCGTGATATGATTTTAATATGATTGCAATCTGACTAATCTGATTgtaatctgactttaatttgaTTGTAATCTGACTAATCTGATTgtaatctgactttaatttgaTTGTAATCTGACTAATATGATTGTAATCTGACTTTTATCTGGTTATAATCTGATTGTAATCTGACTGTAATCTGGGAGTTGTAGTGAACTCTTTACCGTGAAGTGTTAACAGTGCACAGTTACCTCCAGACTGTTTGCTGATCGGTTAGTGGGTGTGGTCCTGGTTTGAGTGACAGCTCCACTGATCCCTTAACTTCACATTTCACAGTCCTTCAAGTGTGAGCCCCGCCcccaaacaggaaacagaaccaCAACCCTACGATTGGTCAGAGTCAGTCCtgtaggaacacacacacacacacacacacacacacacgcagacacacacacacacagaatcatgaatggatgatgaaaataatgctTAGTTTCCAGCTGTGTAACAAGTTTCAGCCTGTTGTTCACACAACCACACCCCATACTCAACAGCAAGGAATGCTGGGAAAATATGCTccatctatgtgtgtgtgtgagagagagagctcaaC
This genomic interval from Solea solea chromosome 18, fSolSol10.1, whole genome shotgun sequence contains the following:
- the tbpl2 gene encoding TATA box-binding protein-like 2, which codes for MSQDSGICVDFISQSTTAADVQQGTSTSGMETITSPFCPMTPMTPMTPMTPVTERSGIIPQLQNIVSTVNLGCPLDLKFIALQARNAEYNPKRFAAVIMRIREPRTTALIFSSGKMVCTGAKSEEQSRLAARKYARVVQKLGFPARFLDFKIQNMVASCDVFFPIRLEGLVLTHQQFSSYEPELFPGLIYRMVKPRIVLLIFVSGKVVLTGAKERAEIYEAFENIYPILRGFRKQ
- the fbxo34 gene encoding F-box only protein 34, which encodes MHLASYPKFVRSELCLDVSSVQTQSQRSSLFVSHQGALLKTCSGNYGNSSSCLPFSVIATNTLCGDSAASLRLKPSRSSCLQFLLQPPGCENDALCPTSTEDTDVPLDIWTVIKPGHVREKIAIFASEGQTGRKTGDWDRPPSGPPSGPPSGPPSGPPSGPPRAVKAKGSWEENGCAKRRRRSGSNHNLQQLRVRVHSPSPPRVDTSQRSAVRGREGEAVMEEEEEPKVSVVEMVAFLEQRASEQQMDCKPAVALRRSCASITLSRAPPPEVREVSEAKGEEPESFRVSDMVAKLEWECLRRRSEGGVSRSSSLRTVGRVLLAAGDQSPAPSHPTSSLTSANSSSSQPTPASPDHAPSSYLPTPHTPPSGEVGGRSCEEMEKQPEGAEPLPGLLFLSVDSEPCPPQHRVTLEPRPESDMDSERSVRRKVGGASPDFLLLRQRVQQLLEPQPLLAVLPHHLLLHVLLLLPTRSLAALKCTCRYFRFVIDNYGVRPADSLWVSDPRYRDDPCKQCKRRYGRGDVSLCRWHHKPFCQAPPYGPGYWMCCHGNRRDTPGCNVGLHDNRWVPAFHSINVPICRRSHNDD
- the jmjd7 gene encoding bifunctional peptidase and (3S)-lysyl hydroxylase JMJD7; the protein is MESVRKRLSEFSLEAHDLYLNRTVPYLEESPDPLHFYRDWIGPNKPCIIRNALSHWPALSRWTPEYLRGKVGSKVISVAVTPDGYADAVSGDRFVMPEERQMSLSSVLDIIEGKVQRSGVFYVQKQCSNLLDQLSQLSDDMETHVSWMTSALGKFPDAVNFWLGESKAVTSMHKDHYENLYCVISGEKNFILLPPTDRPFIPYGVYQPAVYRQRDDGEFEVVDQSDGEKVPWIPLDPLDPDLERYPQYQRARPLHCSVKAGEMLYLPSLWFHHVRQTHGCIAVNFWYDMDYDIKYNYFQLLESLCDITA